A portion of the Sphingobacterium spiritivorum genome contains these proteins:
- a CDS encoding M14 family zinc carboxypeptidase, translating to MNKLLIICLLMLLGKDSFSQSLVLSKTQLDKAHMAYKESALKHRRFKHSDVEQLILRHQQQHALDVQQIGSSVEQRSIYELRYGVGKKVVMLWSQMHGDEPTATMALFDLFNFLEGKEDDFEEVRSLLKAHLAIHFIPMLNPDGAERYTRRNAQKIDLNRDARNTATPEGKLLRARAESLKPQYGFNLHDQNIYYNVPGTQTPVTISLLAPAYNMERDINEVRGNAMKIIVGMEKLLQDYIPGAVAKYDDEHSPRAFGDNFQKWGASTVLIESGAFKGDPEKQEIRKLNFAIILNALVQIAQGSYEQYDIKDYERIPFNASQLHDVVLRNVSTVSAGLPLQVDVAIRRDEITSGDDYYSKGYVEDLGDLKEFYGYDDLDATGLSLSYGQIYPTTFRHYSELTADVIFGLLKQGYSTVIVREQEQQKTLRLPVRIVHQPTEQRHATGLSLGQEATFFLKKDNEFRYAIINGYLIDLSGNLPDAFNGIK from the coding sequence ATGAATAAGCTCTTAATTATCTGTTTACTTATGCTTCTTGGAAAAGATTCGTTTTCTCAGTCACTGGTATTGAGCAAAACGCAATTAGATAAGGCCCACATGGCCTATAAAGAGTCTGCTTTGAAACATCGCCGATTCAAACATTCCGATGTGGAACAACTCATCCTGCGTCATCAGCAGCAACATGCGCTGGATGTACAGCAAATCGGATCATCGGTAGAGCAGCGGAGTATCTATGAACTTCGCTACGGAGTCGGAAAAAAGGTCGTGATGCTGTGGTCACAAATGCATGGAGATGAACCTACAGCGACCATGGCGCTATTTGACCTTTTTAATTTTCTGGAAGGAAAAGAAGATGATTTTGAAGAAGTAAGATCCCTACTCAAGGCACATCTGGCTATCCACTTTATTCCTATGCTCAATCCGGACGGTGCAGAACGCTATACCAGACGTAATGCGCAGAAGATAGACCTGAACCGCGATGCCCGCAATACTGCGACTCCGGAAGGAAAGCTTTTGCGTGCTCGTGCGGAGAGTCTGAAACCACAATACGGTTTTAATCTGCATGACCAGAATATTTATTATAATGTTCCGGGTACGCAGACACCCGTGACTATTTCTTTATTGGCTCCGGCCTATAATATGGAGCGGGATATCAATGAGGTGAGAGGCAATGCAATGAAAATCATCGTCGGAATGGAAAAACTCCTGCAGGACTATATTCCCGGAGCAGTGGCTAAATATGATGATGAACATTCACCGAGAGCTTTTGGTGATAATTTTCAAAAATGGGGAGCCAGTACCGTTCTGATTGAATCAGGAGCCTTCAAAGGTGATCCCGAAAAACAGGAAATCCGTAAACTGAATTTTGCTATTATACTGAATGCTTTGGTACAGATCGCACAGGGATCTTATGAACAATATGATATAAAAGATTACGAACGTATTCCATTTAATGCTTCACAACTGCACGATGTCGTACTCCGCAATGTGAGTACAGTGTCAGCAGGATTACCCCTGCAGGTAGATGTTGCAATCCGGCGTGATGAGATTACCTCAGGAGATGACTATTACAGCAAAGGATATGTAGAAGATCTGGGTGATCTGAAAGAGTTCTATGGATATGATGATCTGGATGCCACAGGTCTGTCGCTTTCTTATGGACAAATCTATCCTACAACATTCCGTCATTACAGTGAACTTACAGCTGATGTCATTTTTGGCCTGCTAAAGCAAGGATATTCCACTGTAATTGTAAGGGAGCAGGAACAGCAAAAAACATTGCGGCTGCCGGTCAGAATAGTACATCAGCCTACAGAACAACGTCATGCCACAGGACTGTCACTCGGTCAGGAAGCTACATTTTTTCTAAAAAAAGATAATGAATTCCGTTATGCCATTATCAATGGATATCTGATAGACCTGAGCGGAAATCTTCCGGATGCTTTTAACGGAATAAAATAG
- a CDS encoding LD-carboxypeptidase — protein sequence MNKRDFIKSITWAAAAVPLTGFARDSEKAAAWVKQGQLLAEKLKKGDTIGLIAPAGVLDDEESISIAREIFQTLGFNVKEGAHIRSRYGQLAGTDEERIADIHTMFEDRQVKAIVCVRGGTGTSRLLDRLDYKLIGRNPKILLGYSDITALLLALYSKTGLIGFHGAVGISTWTNKVARAFESQFVDNKLPLFTNPTDKGDHVVQYKERITTLHPGKAEGILLGGNMTVLTGLCGTPYLPDFKDAILFLEEVDEKVERVDRMFCQLKLSGILAVIKGFVFGKCTGCGPSGGYGSLTLQQVMNDYIKPLGIPAYSGAMIGHIADQYILPVGAAVRIDADRGTIELVQPALKD from the coding sequence ATGAACAAAAGAGATTTTATCAAATCGATTACATGGGCTGCTGCGGCAGTTCCTCTTACTGGATTCGCGCGCGACAGCGAGAAGGCAGCAGCCTGGGTCAAACAAGGGCAACTGTTAGCTGAGAAGTTGAAAAAAGGAGATACGATCGGGTTGATAGCTCCGGCAGGTGTTCTGGACGATGAAGAATCGATCAGCATAGCCAGAGAAATCTTTCAGACATTGGGTTTCAACGTAAAGGAAGGTGCTCATATACGCAGTCGGTACGGACAGTTGGCAGGTACAGATGAAGAGCGCATAGCCGATATTCATACAATGTTTGAAGACCGGCAGGTAAAAGCTATTGTCTGCGTTCGTGGCGGTACAGGTACATCAAGGCTTCTGGACCGTCTGGATTATAAACTGATTGGCCGTAACCCCAAGATATTATTAGGCTACAGTGATATTACAGCTTTACTGCTGGCGCTCTACAGCAAGACCGGGCTGATCGGTTTCCATGGAGCGGTGGGGATCAGTACCTGGACCAATAAAGTCGCAAGGGCATTTGAAAGTCAGTTTGTCGACAATAAGCTTCCTTTATTTACTAATCCTACGGATAAAGGTGATCACGTAGTTCAGTATAAAGAGCGGATCACGACACTTCATCCGGGGAAAGCAGAGGGCATATTGCTGGGCGGAAATATGACAGTACTTACAGGACTCTGCGGAACACCTTATCTGCCGGACTTTAAAGACGCTATTTTGTTTCTGGAAGAAGTAGATGAAAAAGTAGAACGCGTAGACCGGATGTTCTGTCAGCTGAAACTGTCCGGAATATTAGCTGTAATCAAAGGCTTTGTATTTGGTAAGTGTACAGGCTGCGGCCCTTCAGGAGGTTATGGTTCACTCACACTGCAACAGGTTATGAACGATTACATAAAGCCTCTGGGGATACCGGCATATAGCGGTGCTATGATTGGTCACATTGCGGATCAGTATATATTGCCTGTAGGGGCAGCAGTCCGGATAGATGCGGATAGAGGCACTATAGAATTAGTACAACCTGCTTTGAAAGATTAA
- a CDS encoding dihydroorotase, producing MSSILIKSAHIVNEGTTTVADVYIRNGRIEKIGIELQVKADKEIDATGLHLLPGLIDDQVHFREPGLTHKADIWHESRAAVAGGTTSFMEMPNTVPNTLTQELLQDKYDIAAKNALANYSFFMGAANDNLEEVLKTDPRKVCGIKVFMGSSTGNMLVDNEKALEGIFANAPTLVATHCEDEATIKANLAIFKEQYGEEGLTIQMHPLIRSEEACYLSSSKAVELAKKNNTRLHILHISTGKETALFRNDIPLEQKRITAEACIHHMWFSDQDYAAKGNFIKWNPAVKTASDRDQIVKALLDGHIDVIATDHAPHTIEEKLQPYHTAPSGGPLVQHALQALLDMVSQGRMTLEQLVQKSAHNTAICFQIEDRGFIREGYWADLVLVDLHKPYTVSKSNILSKCGWSPFEGHTFTSTVEHTIVSGQLAYTGGSLIEYGAGQRLLFNR from the coding sequence ATGTCTTCAATACTTATCAAATCTGCACATATTGTCAATGAAGGGACAACCACAGTAGCAGATGTTTATATCCGTAACGGACGAATCGAAAAAATAGGAATCGAACTTCAGGTCAAAGCAGATAAAGAAATAGATGCGACCGGGCTGCATCTTCTTCCGGGACTGATCGATGATCAGGTTCATTTCCGTGAACCCGGTCTGACACATAAGGCCGATATCTGGCATGAAAGCCGTGCAGCCGTAGCCGGAGGCACTACCTCTTTCATGGAAATGCCCAATACAGTTCCCAATACATTGACACAGGAACTGTTGCAGGATAAATATGATATAGCAGCTAAAAACGCATTAGCCAATTACTCCTTTTTTATGGGAGCTGCCAATGATAACCTGGAGGAAGTTCTCAAGACAGATCCGCGAAAAGTATGTGGGATCAAAGTCTTTATGGGATCTTCAACAGGAAATATGCTGGTCGATAATGAAAAAGCCCTGGAAGGAATCTTTGCCAACGCTCCTACATTAGTAGCTACGCATTGTGAAGATGAAGCAACAATAAAAGCTAACCTTGCGATTTTCAAAGAACAATATGGCGAGGAAGGTCTGACTATACAGATGCATCCGCTTATCCGTTCGGAAGAAGCGTGCTATCTGTCTTCTTCAAAAGCAGTTGAACTGGCTAAGAAAAATAATACCCGTTTGCATATTCTGCATATTTCCACAGGAAAAGAAACCGCATTGTTTCGCAATGATATCCCTTTGGAACAAAAGCGGATCACTGCAGAAGCCTGTATCCACCATATGTGGTTTTCTGATCAGGACTATGCTGCCAAAGGTAATTTTATCAAATGGAATCCGGCAGTCAAGACCGCTTCCGATAGGGATCAGATTGTTAAAGCATTGTTGGACGGTCATATCGATGTGATCGCTACAGATCATGCTCCACATACGATCGAAGAGAAGTTACAGCCTTATCATACCGCTCCGTCAGGAGGACCTCTGGTGCAACATGCACTGCAGGCTCTGCTGGATATGGTCAGTCAGGGAAGAATGACACTGGAACAACTGGTACAGAAATCTGCACATAATACGGCGATCTGTTTTCAGATCGAAGACCGGGGATTTATCCGTGAAGGATACTGGGCCGATCTGGTACTGGTGGATCTCCATAAACCGTATACGGTTTCAAAATCCAATATCCTGTCAAAATGTGGCTGGTCACCGTTTGAAGGACATACTTTTACCTCTACTGTAGAACATACAATTGTCTCGGGACAATTGGCTTATACAGGTGGTTCACTCATTGAATACGGAGCAGGACAGCGCTTGCTGTTCAATCGCTAA
- a CDS encoding glycoside hydrolase domain-containing protein — translation MIKPIAFLGSLCMLTALHVQAQHEYPPQKPLWNIDELGTQRAVLRVESASKQVTASIPWHNRNVRSDQKIILVDSATQQVFSPSHYGNISAVSGEFQFEPRSGKGIYYVYFLPYKLVGRSENYPDVAYLKQEDERNTWDKTVKARAKLVRIEAADTFNQNDAMDVISTPQEQTAFLKKHRQSSYFVFPEDRDHQIKMADDLPQRWTTGNVEGQMLRVKSDKGELLAFQLGLYSDKQDLQDIKISFSDLKSQNGNTIASGRINCINTDGVSYTGQPVKFNVTVPKQKVQALWCGIDVPKETVSAVYEGIITIKPANAAARNIPVRLEVSERSAVNQGYDEPWKLTRLNWLNSTLAQESTVIAPYIPLQIDGNEISLLGRSVSLDKNGFPAQIRTFFTQDMLSIGKQGNDLLTEAIHFHFRKNANQDVVFEYSPVKFDRKEQGLVSWSTTGNSSDLILNIKGSLEFDGFVDYTVQLIATKDIHLSDVQFHIPLQAQYAKYFMGLGEKGGYRKDVIDWKWDVANKNQDGGWIGNVNAGLQFAFRDQHYSRPLNTNFYLQKPLVLPASWGNENKGGIQVGEKGKSILVDSYSGERNMKAGDTLYYNFHLMITPFHTINTDWQWDNRFFHAYKPIEEVKRSGANVINIHHGNNLNPYINYPFVATREMKSYIDSAHREGLKVKIYNTVREVSNRMYEIYPLRSLGHEVFSSGKGGGYSWLQEHLNNDYIGAWYVPRFNDAAIINSGMNRWHNYYVEGMNWLVDHMGIDGIYLDDVAFDRVTMKRIKRVMTKNNHPGIIDLHSANQFNKSDGFNNSANLYMEHFPYINRLWFGEYFDYEKNDPDFFLTEVSGIPFGLMGEMLQDGGNPWRGMIYGMTNRYPWEKAKDTRDIWRVWDEFGIRQSRMTGYWVDNNPVKTDNNKILTTVYQKEGSTMIALASWAATDTKVNLLIDWKALGLDATRVSITAPAIKNVQEAHVFKPGEQIPVEKGKGWLLLVK, via the coding sequence ATGATCAAACCAATTGCATTCCTTGGCAGCTTGTGTATGCTGACGGCATTACATGTACAGGCTCAGCATGAATATCCTCCACAAAAACCATTGTGGAATATCGACGAACTGGGTACACAACGTGCTGTATTGCGCGTAGAATCCGCATCAAAGCAGGTCACCGCGAGTATTCCCTGGCATAATCGTAATGTACGCTCAGACCAGAAAATAATACTTGTAGACAGTGCGACACAACAAGTCTTTTCGCCTTCCCATTACGGTAATATCTCTGCTGTTTCAGGCGAATTTCAATTCGAACCTCGTTCAGGTAAGGGAATCTACTACGTTTACTTTCTGCCTTATAAATTGGTCGGGAGAAGTGAAAACTATCCGGATGTAGCCTATTTAAAGCAGGAAGATGAAAGAAACACATGGGATAAAACAGTAAAGGCACGTGCGAAACTGGTTCGTATCGAGGCTGCAGATACATTCAATCAGAATGATGCCATGGATGTGATCTCTACACCGCAGGAACAAACCGCATTTCTCAAAAAACACCGCCAATCCAGTTACTTTGTTTTTCCGGAAGACCGGGATCATCAGATCAAAATGGCTGATGATCTTCCTCAGCGATGGACAACCGGCAATGTGGAAGGACAAATGCTCCGCGTCAAATCAGATAAAGGAGAACTGCTGGCTTTCCAGTTAGGACTCTATTCTGATAAGCAGGATTTGCAGGATATCAAAATTTCATTTTCAGACTTAAAGAGTCAAAACGGAAATACAATAGCTTCCGGACGGATCAATTGTATCAATACCGATGGTGTGAGTTATACCGGACAACCTGTTAAGTTTAATGTAACTGTCCCTAAGCAAAAAGTACAGGCGCTGTGGTGCGGGATTGACGTTCCTAAAGAGACGGTAAGTGCTGTATACGAAGGTATAATCACCATCAAACCGGCTAATGCCGCAGCAAGGAATATTCCTGTGCGCCTGGAGGTGTCCGAACGCTCTGCTGTGAATCAAGGATATGATGAGCCATGGAAGCTGACACGTCTCAACTGGTTGAATTCGACATTGGCGCAGGAGAGTACTGTGATTGCTCCTTATATCCCCTTACAGATAGACGGCAATGAGATCAGTCTGTTGGGCAGATCAGTTTCACTGGATAAAAATGGATTTCCGGCGCAAATCCGTACATTTTTTACACAGGATATGTTGAGTATAGGGAAGCAGGGTAATGATCTGTTAACAGAAGCTATACATTTTCATTTCCGTAAGAATGCGAATCAGGATGTCGTTTTTGAATATAGTCCTGTCAAATTTGACCGTAAGGAACAAGGCTTAGTCAGTTGGTCCACAACAGGAAACTCCTCCGATCTGATTTTAAATATTAAAGGATCTCTGGAGTTTGATGGTTTTGTAGATTATACCGTACAGCTTATTGCCACGAAGGATATACATCTTTCGGATGTGCAGTTTCACATTCCGTTACAGGCCCAATATGCTAAATATTTTATGGGTCTGGGAGAAAAAGGAGGGTATCGTAAAGATGTCATCGACTGGAAATGGGATGTGGCAAATAAAAATCAGGATGGCGGATGGATTGGAAATGTAAATGCAGGACTGCAGTTTGCCTTCAGAGATCAGCATTATTCCAGACCATTAAATACTAACTTTTATCTTCAGAAACCTCTTGTATTGCCTGCCTCGTGGGGCAACGAAAATAAAGGTGGTATACAGGTCGGAGAAAAAGGTAAATCCATATTAGTCGATAGCTACAGTGGCGAGCGGAATATGAAAGCCGGAGATACACTGTATTACAATTTTCACCTGATGATTACACCATTCCATACCATTAATACTGACTGGCAATGGGACAATCGTTTCTTTCATGCTTACAAACCCATTGAAGAAGTAAAGAGAAGCGGTGCAAATGTCATCAATATACACCATGGCAATAATCTGAATCCTTATATTAATTATCCCTTTGTGGCAACCAGGGAGATGAAAAGTTATATAGATTCCGCACATAGGGAAGGCTTAAAAGTCAAGATATACAACACCGTACGAGAAGTGTCTAACCGCATGTATGAAATCTACCCTTTACGAAGTCTGGGACATGAAGTATTTTCTTCCGGCAAGGGCGGAGGCTACTCCTGGTTACAGGAGCATCTGAATAATGATTATATCGGTGCATGGTATGTTCCCCGGTTCAACGATGCAGCTATTATCAACAGTGGAATGAACCGTTGGCACAATTACTATGTAGAAGGTATGAACTGGCTAGTGGATCATATGGGAATAGATGGTATCTATCTGGACGATGTGGCTTTTGACCGGGTTACAATGAAGCGAATCAAAAGAGTGATGACAAAAAATAATCATCCGGGTATTATCGACCTTCATTCGGCCAATCAGTTTAACAAAAGCGATGGATTTAATAACAGTGCCAACCTCTACATGGAACATTTTCCATATATCAATCGTCTCTGGTTTGGCGAGTATTTTGACTATGAAAAAAATGATCCGGACTTCTTCTTGACTGAAGTAAGCGGTATTCCATTTGGATTAATGGGGGAAATGCTGCAGGATGGAGGTAACCCCTGGAGAGGAATGATCTACGGCATGACCAACCGGTACCCCTGGGAGAAAGCTAAGGATACCCGTGATATCTGGCGGGTATGGGATGAATTTGGTATCCGGCAATCACGTATGACCGGCTATTGGGTCGATAATAATCCGGTGAAAACAGATAATAATAAAATCCTGACAACCGTATATCAAAAGGAGGGTAGTACGATGATCGCTCTGGCAAGCTGGGCAGCAACAGACACAAAGGTAAATCTGTTGATCGACTGGAAAGCATTAGGTCTGGATGCGACTAGGGTAAGTATCACCGCTCCCGCAATCAAGAATGTACAGGAAGCGCACGTATTCAAACCGGGAGAACAGATTCCGGTAGAAAAGGGTAAAGGCTGGTTACTTCTGGTGAAGTAG
- a CDS encoding RagB/SusD family nutrient uptake outer membrane protein produces the protein MKKYIKIILAASVLSTAYSCKDFLEVEPSNAVDYDKAIRTANDAQIVVNGILRQMTSSNYYGRNFIIYGDAKGGDFTLFSQGRGLDPFYTFNHSAQANSYSSFWTSIYNIIYQSNNLLENIEKLQSQGTLENFALAKSDALTIRALAYFDLVRLYGKSYTDDKNAWGVPNITKTLLYDSQPARSTVAENYTQIIKDLKDAEAGLPKTKRDGYVNYYANKAIQARVYLTMGDYDNALKASEEVINSGVYSLYSNAQWVSSWSNQFGSESILEFVIEPNQGDLARTSLAFYLMRRNHQTGALGNFLASTPFLNALNADPNDVRKGVMARDESSTTRLGSCYKYSGSVTFSGDKGTSNFTAVNIKVIRLSEMYLTAAEAALKSTVPNPTKAAEYLQAIRKRAPALAAATASSVTEDLILAEKSKEFFGEGIRYFDMLRLNKTINFDDAFAGISVPTRTSSIDRSFYRTILPISQDEINANPDIQGQQNPGY, from the coding sequence ATGAAAAAATATATAAAAATAATACTCGCAGCATCTGTACTTAGTACAGCATATTCGTGTAAAGATTTTCTGGAAGTCGAGCCCAGCAATGCCGTAGACTATGACAAGGCTATCCGTACAGCCAATGACGCACAGATCGTGGTCAACGGAATTCTTCGTCAGATGACTTCCTCCAATTACTACGGACGTAATTTTATAATTTACGGAGATGCCAAAGGGGGAGATTTTACGCTCTTTTCTCAGGGAAGGGGATTAGACCCTTTCTATACGTTTAATCACAGTGCCCAGGCCAATAGCTATTCCAGTTTCTGGACTTCTATTTATAATATTATTTATCAGTCTAATAACCTGCTGGAAAATATTGAAAAGCTACAAAGTCAGGGTACACTGGAAAATTTTGCATTGGCCAAATCCGATGCACTTACGATCAGAGCATTAGCCTATTTTGATCTCGTGAGATTATATGGTAAGTCGTATACAGATGATAAAAATGCCTGGGGCGTACCGAATATTACCAAAACATTATTGTACGACAGTCAGCCGGCAAGATCCACAGTAGCAGAAAACTACACGCAGATTATCAAGGATCTTAAGGATGCGGAAGCAGGTCTTCCCAAAACGAAAAGAGACGGTTATGTAAACTATTACGCCAACAAAGCCATACAAGCGAGAGTCTACCTGACAATGGGAGATTATGACAATGCACTGAAAGCCTCGGAGGAAGTTATTAATTCGGGTGTTTACAGCCTGTACAGCAATGCGCAATGGGTATCCTCCTGGTCTAATCAGTTTGGATCAGAATCTATTCTTGAATTTGTGATCGAACCTAATCAGGGAGATCTGGCACGTACTTCTCTTGCTTTCTATTTGATGAGAAGAAATCATCAGACAGGTGCATTAGGGAATTTTCTAGCCAGTACTCCATTCCTGAATGCTTTAAATGCAGATCCGAATGATGTAAGAAAAGGTGTCATGGCGCGTGATGAGTCATCAACAACACGATTAGGTTCATGCTATAAGTATTCCGGTTCGGTAACCTTCAGCGGTGATAAAGGAACTTCTAATTTTACAGCGGTAAACATCAAAGTCATACGTTTATCCGAGATGTATCTTACAGCTGCAGAAGCAGCTTTGAAATCCACTGTTCCTAATCCTACAAAAGCTGCGGAATACCTGCAGGCTATCCGCAAACGTGCTCCGGCATTAGCTGCTGCTACTGCATCCAGTGTAACGGAAGATCTGATATTAGCGGAAAAAAGCAAAGAGTTCTTCGGAGAAGGGATTCGTTATTTTGATATGTTGAGACTGAACAAGACTATCAATTTTGATGATGCTTTTGCCGGGATAAGCGTACCTACCCGTACGTCTTCAATAGACCGATCATTCTACAGAACTATATTGCCGATATCACAGGATGAGATCAATGCAAATCCGGATATCCAGGGACAGCAAAACCCGGGATATTAA